ACCACCCCTTCCCATCTCGAACAGGGCCGTGAAACGATTCTGCGCCAATGATAGTATACTTCTCGTATGCGAAAGTAGGTCACCGCCAAGCTTCTTATATATACTTGCCTTTGGTAAGTTTTTAGAAAAGCCCTCATTAGAGGGCTTTTCTATTTGTGCTATCTTGTATTATCAATTCATTGAATTGATTGATATAATGTATTTTTGATGGGCGTAAGCCCATTTTTTGTTTCTGTAGAGGATAAAAGGCATCTCGAATGCAGGATTTGTATTCATTATTGGAAAAATCTGTCAGCCAACTTGGTTATGAGTTGGTGGATGTCGAGATTTCTAACCGGGGCAAGCTGATCCGATTATTTATTGATAAACCTGAGGGTATCAATATTGATGATTGTGTACTCGTCAGTAACCAGCTAGGTAATGTGCTCGCGGTAGAAAACGATATTGACTATGACCGGCTCGAGGTTTCGTCGCCTGGCTTGGATCGTGTCTTAAAGAAAGATGCCGATTTCATCCGCTTTACTGGTGAGCGTGCGCAAGTGAAATTGCGTATCCCAGTGGATAACCGGAAGAATTTTATTGGGATTTTGCAAGGTATTGAACAGGATAACCTGTTGATTGAACAGGAAGGGGTGCTGCATCGCCTTGCCTTGTCCAATATAGACAAGGCTAGACTGGCACCTGAGTTTAAATAATTTAAGTACCTGTTGTGATACAGATTTTAGGCGGAGATTTGAAATGAGTCGCGAAATATTATTGTTGGTAGATGCGCTGGCCCACGAGAAAAATGTGGCCAAGGAAGTGATCTTTACAGCGCTGGAACTGGCGCTGGCCTCTGCAACCAAAAAGCGCTTTACCGAAGATGCAGATGTTCGTGTCGAAATTGAGCGAGATAGCGGCAATTATCATTCATTCCGCCGCTGGCAGATTGTTTCTGATGATGATCTGGAAAATCCTGCTGCGCAGATGTATACGGATGATGAGCGTGCTGAAGGCTTGAGTCTCGGCGATTATTATGAAGAGCCGCTGGAATCTGTTGAGTTTGGGCGCATTGGTGCCCAGGCAGCAAAACAAGTTATTTTGCAAAAAGTGCGTGAAGCCGAGCGTGAGCAGATTCTGAATGATTTTCTGGCGCGTAAAGAGCATTTGGTGACAGGTGTCATCAAGCGCATGGAAAAGGGTAACGCGATTATTGAAGTGGGTCGCATTGAGTCTGTGTTGCCACGTGATCAAATGATCCCCAAGGAGAATTTGCGCGTTGGTGATCGCGTGCGTGCATATTTGTCGCGGATCGAACGTACCGGACGCGGCCCGCAGTTGGTGCTTTCCCGTATCGCCCCTGAATTCTTGATCAAACTGTTTGAGCTTGAGGTGCCGGAAATTGAAGAGGGTCTGCTTGAGATCAAATCCGCTTCTCGCGACCCAGGTTTGCGTTCCAAAATTGCCGTTAAATCGAATGATCAGCGCCTGGACCCTGTCGGCACTTGCGTCGGGATGCGCGGTTCACGTGTACAAGCCGTCACCGGCGAGTTGGCTGGCGAACGTGTAGATATTGTTTTATGGTCCATGGAGCCTGCGCAGTTTGTCATTAACGCAATGGCGCCGGCCGAAGTCTCCAGCATTGTCGTGGATGAAGATGCACACAGCATGGATGTGGTCGTGGATGAAGAGCAGTTGGCACAAGCGATTGGCCGTAATGGTCAAAATGTTCGCCTTGCCTCTGAGCTGACCGGTTGGACATTGAATATTCTGACCGAAGCCGAAGCTGCTCAAAAGCATGAAGAAGAATATACCAAGACGCGTCAGCTCTTTATCGACAAGCTGGATGTTGATGAAGAAGTTGCCGATATTCTGGTGCAAGAAGGTTTCAACACACTGGAAGAAATTGCCTATGTGCCTATCGCTGAAATGAGCGAAATTGATGCCTTCGATGAAGAAACAATCAACGAATTGCGCAAGCGCGCACGCGCAGCCTTGTTAACCGAAGCCATTGCCAAGGAAGAGAAGCTGGAAGAGGCTTCGGAAAGCTTGCTGACAATGGACGGCATGGATGATGCTACAGCGCATTTGCTGGCATCCAAGGGCGTTTCCACGATGGAAGACCTGGCAGACCTGGCTGTTGATGAATTGATGGAAATGGCCAACATGGATGCGGAACGTGCCAAGCAGTTGATCATGACGGCACGTGCGCCATGGTTTGCGTAAGCAAATCATGAAATTGAATTTCAGTTAGACGCAACAACGTTTGTAATTAAATGAACAGTGGTATGCGTAAGATGAGGATGGAGTAACAGGATGGGACAAACAAGCGTAGCACAATTTGCCAGTGAGTTAGGGCTGCCGGCCGAGCTGTTGTTGGAGCAATTAAGAGGGGCTGGGGTAAATAAGGCTGCGGCGGATGACACCTTGACTGAGCATGACAAAACCTCATTGCTGGAGTTTTTGCGCAAGGAGCATGGCGCCCAGGCACCAAAAAACAAAATTACCCTTACGCGCCGCCAGAATACCGAAATCAAAAAGACGGACAGCAGTGGCAAGGCCAGAACCATCCAGGTGGAAGTGCGTAAAAAACGTGTCTTGGTACGTCGCGATCCATCCTTGCCTGAGCAAGACGATCAGGGTAATGAGTTTATTCCCGAATCTCAGGCCGAGCTTGAAGTTCAAGAATATGAAACCGTTGCTGAAACTCCCGTAGCCGAGCCGGTTGTTGAAGAGATTGTGCGCGAAGAGCCAGTTGCCGAACCGGAGCCAATTGCGGTTGTTGAAGCTGAAGCACCGGCGATCGTAGAAGAGCCCGAAGTTATTGCGGAGCCTGTTACGGCTACCGAGGTAACTGCTGAACCCGCTGCTGCCCCCGCATCTGGTGGGCGTATCAGTGTGCTGAGCCCTGAACAAATCGCCAAACGCGAAGAAGAAGCGCGTCGTCACGCCGCGCTGGTTGCTATCCAAACGGCTGAGTTGCGTAAGAAGCAGGAAATCCTGCAGAAGCGTCAGGAAGAAGAAGCCAAGAAAGCTGCAGCGGCCGCTGCAGAAGCCGCCAAGCCTGCCAAGGTTGAAGGTACGTTGCATAAGCCAGCGGTCAAGGATGCTACCAAAGCTGATGACAAGGGCGCTAAAAAAGGCAGCAAAAATAACAAAGATTGGGCAGACGCCGAAAACAAGAAGCGCGGTATTAAAACGCGCGGCGATGCTGCGCCTACACAAGGCTGGCGCACTCACAAGTCCAAGTCAAAATCCCACCGGGATGAAGATCAGCAACACGCGTTTAATGCGCCTACTGAGCCGATCGTGCATGAGGTGCTCGTCCCAGAAACAATTTCAGTCGCTGATCTTGCACACAAGATGGCGGTTAAAGCCAGTGAAGTGATCAAGGTGCTCATGAAAATGGGCATGATGGTAACCATCAATCAGGTTCTGGATCAAGAAACGGCGATTATCCTGGTAGAGGAAATGGGTCACGTTGCCAAAGCGGCAGCGGCAAATGATCCGGAAACCTTCCTGGAAGAGCACGATCATGCGGAAGCCATTCAGGAGGCCCGTCCTCCCGTTGTTACCGTCATGGGTCACGTTGACCACGGTAAAACATCCTTGCTGGACTACATTCGCCGTAGCCGTGTGGCTTCCGGTGAAGCTGGCGGCATTACGCAGCATATTGGCGCGTACCACGTGGAAACCCCACGCGGCATGGTGACCTTCCTGGATACGCCAGGTCACGAAGCCTTTACCGCAATGCGTGCTCGTGGCGCCAAGGCTACCGATGTGGTTATTCTGGTCGTCGCTGCCGATGACGGTGTGATGCCACAAACGATTGAAGCCGTTCACCATGCCAAGGCTGCAGGTGTGCCGGTTGTGGTCGCGGTAAACAAAATAGATAAGCCTGATGCCAATCCAGAGCGCGTCAAGCAAGAGCTGGTAACGCACGAGGTGGTCCCTGAAGACTGGGGCGGCGATACCATGTTTGTTGAAGTCTCAGCCAAGGCTGGCACCGGGATCGATGAACTGTTGGAAGCCGTGCTGTTGCAGGCAGAAGTGTTGGAGCTGAAAGCGCCAAAGAACACCCCTGCCAAGGGCCTGGTAATTGAAGGTCGCCTGGACAAGGGCCGTGGCCCGGTTTCTACCATTCTGGTTCAATCCGGCACTCTGCGTCGTGGCGATATGTTGCTTGCAGGTACCGCGTTTGGCCGCGTGCGCGCCATGCTGGATGAAGCGGGCAATGACATCAAGGAAGCGGGTCCTTCTATTCCGGTAGAGATTCTCGGTTTGTCCGATGTGCCATCCGCAGGTGAGGAAGTGATTGTGCTGAATGATGAGCGCAAGGCACGTGAGATCGCCTTGTTCCGTCAAGGTAAATTCCGCGACGTGAAGCTGGCCAAGCAGCAAGCTGCCAAGCTCGAGAATATGTTCGAGCAAATGGCTGAAGGCGAAGTGAAGGTACTGCCGCTGATCATCAAATCCGATGTGCAGGGTTCATACGAAGCGCTGGCAACTTCCTTGCAAAAGCTCTCTACCAACGAAGTCAAGGTCAACATCATACATACCGGTGTGGGTGCAATCAGCGAGTCTGACGTCAACCTGGCAGCAGCATCCAAGGCTGTTGTCATTGGGTTTAACGTCCGTGCGGATGCCGGTGCTCGCAAGCTGATCGACTCTTCGGGTGTGGATGTTCGTTACTACAACATCATTTACGAAGCAGTGGATGAAGTGAAAGCCGCACTGGGTGGCATGTTGTCACCGGAGCAGAAGGAATCCATGATCGGTACCGTGGAAATTCGCGAAGTATTCCGTATTTCCAAGGTGGGTGCGGTCGCGGGTTGCTATGTGAGCGATGGTGTTATTCGTCGTTCATCCAAGGTGCGAGTCCTGCGCGATAACGTGGTGATTCATACCGGCGAACTGGATTCGCTGAAGCGCTTCAAGGATGACGTGAAGGAAGTGAAATCCAATTTCGAATGCGGTTTGTCACTGAAGAATTTCAATGATATTGAAGTGGGTGACACGCTGGAAGTATTTGAAATTGTTGAAGTTGCCAGAACGTTGTAAGGTCAGAAGGCGAACATGGCAAAAGAGTTTTCCCGTAGCGATCGCGTAGCGGAGCAGATGCAGCGCGAATTGGCAGATCTGCTTCAGTTTGAAGTAAAAGATCCTCGTGTGGGCATGGTCACCGTTACTGAAGTTGAGGTGAGCGGTGACCTGGCCCATGCCAAGGTCTTTTACAGTGCCGAAAAAGGCACGCCAGAATTGCAGAAGGGGCTCGAGAAAACAGCAGGCTTCTTGCGAAGTCAGCTGGCTAAACGGCTTTTATTGCGCACAGTGCCTCAATTGCATTTTGTTTACGATGCATCTATTGATAATGGTATGAAAATATCGCGACTGATCGATGATGCGTTGGCGCAGGATCAAGATAACGCTGACAAAGGTGATGCCTGACGCAATGACGTCAGTCATGTCGCAACTGTGCAGTTCAAACGAATCAAACGCGATATTAGCGGCATCTTGTTGCTGGATAAGCCGTTAGGGATATCCAGCAATCAGGCATTACAAATCGTCAAACGCCTGTTTCAGGCAGCCAAGGCAGGCCATACAGGCAGCCTGGATCCATTAGCAAGCGGCTTGCTACCAATATGCTTGGGTGAAGCGACCAAGTTTTCTCATTTTCTGCTGGATTCCGATAAGAGCTACCGCGCTCTGGTGACGCTGGGCAGCACGACCACAACGGGTGATGCCGAAGGGGAAATACTCAAGCGGTCACCCGTTACGACCACCCCGGCAGAGTTGGATGTTGCGCTCAAAAAGATGATGGGCGATATATTGCAGGTCCCCCCCATGTATTCGGCGTTGAAACACGGTGGTAAAGCGCTTTATGAATATGCCCGGGATGGCGTAGAAATTACGCGGGAAGCCAGGCCAGTTCGCATACATGACATTACGCTGGAGCGGTTTGAGGGTAACCAATTTGAGATCGTAGTGTCATGTAGCAAGGGTACATATATTCGTACTCTGGCCGAAGACATCGGTAAGTTGCTAGGCTGTGGTGCCCATCTTGGTGGTTTGCGCCGATTGACGACTGCACATTTCCATCTGGATGATGCAGTGACTATCGAACAGCTCGAACAAATGTCACTGGAGCAGCGAGACGAGGCTTTGCTTGGTGCGGATGCTGGGATCGAGGATTTGCCGCAAGTGACGATTGATGCTGATAGCGCCTTCTATTTACTGCGAGGCCAGGAAGTGTGGAAGTCTGGCCTCAGTATTGAAGGGGTATTCAGAATCTATACTGAACAGGGTGATTTTCTGGGGATAGGGGAGCAAACCTCACGCGGTGCAATCGCGCCCAAGCGTTTGCTGCGTCAAACTGCCTGACAAAGCGCGGTTGAGCGACTTCCTCATTTGAAACTATTCTTCACTCAAGAATGCAGCCAGTCTGGCAAAGCTTTCTTGAGTTTATGATTGAATGAAGATATAATTAAAAGTTGATTGTAAATGAATGCTCTAGCGGGGCTGGATGTAACCTGCATTTGCATTGACGCGCAAACACATCTCACAATACAGGATATAAGTTATGGCAATTACAGTTCAAGAAACAGCAAAGATTGTTGCTGATTTCCAACAAGCTCCAAATGATACAGGTAGCCCAGAAGTTCAAGTTGCACTTCTTAGCGCTCGCATTACATATTTGACAGAGCATTTCAAAAGCAATGCCAAGGATCACCACTCCCGTCGTGGTCTGCTGAAGTTGGTAAGTCAGCGCCGCAAATTGCTGGACTACCTCAAGCGCAAGAATGCTGATCGTTATCGCACTCTGATTGAGCGCTTGGGTCTCCGTAAATAATTACGTTGCACCTTGTAAAGTATCAGCGCAAATTCGTGAATTGAAGAAACAAGCCGAAGGCAAAGCGGTAACGCGGCGCTTATCGGCTTTTTCGTTTTAATAAGGACATAAGACGTGAAAGCCATTAAAAAAACGATTACGTATGGTCAGCATGAGCTGACTCTGGAAACGGGCGAAATCGCTCGTCAGGCTGATGGCGCAGTGATGGTGAGTTACGGCGATACCGTCGTGCTCGTTACTGTGGTCGGCAAAACTGATGTAAAGCCTGGTCAGGATTTTTTCCCATTGACTGTGGATTACCAAGAACGCACTTACGCTGCCGGCAAGATTCCTGGCGGCTTTTTCAAGCGTGAAGGTCGCCCTTCCGAAAAGGAAACGCTGACATCGCGTCTGATCGACCGTCCTCTGCGTCCGCTCTTTCCTGAAGCTTTCTACAACGAAGTGCAAATTGTGGCGACCGTGATGTCGTCGGACAGCGAAATCGATTCCGATATTCCTGCCATCATCGGCGCTTCCGCGGCCCTGGCCATTTCCGGTATTCCATTCTATGGCCCGATTGGTGCAGCGCGTGTAGGTTACATCAATGGTGAATATGTACTGAACCCGACAGCCACTCAGTTGAAAGATACAGAGCTGGATCTCGTAGTTGCTGCGACATCGACCGCTGTACTGATGGTGGAGTCGGAAGCCAAGGAATTGCCTGAAGATGTGATGCTGGGTTCTGTGGTTTATGGCCACGAGCAAATGCAAGCCGTGATCAATCTGATCAACGAAATTGCGGCAGAAGTTGGCAAAGAGCCATGGGATTGGACTCCACCTGCTGAAAACACCGCACTCATCGAAAAAGTCACCAGCATTGCTAGCGCCGATATCAACGCTGCTTATCAGATCAAGTCCAAAGGTGCTCGTTCTTCCAAGCTGGATGAAATCAAAAACCGTGTGTTGAGTGAGCTGATTACTGAAGCCACGTCGACTGAAGAAGCGAACGAAATCAAGTCCATTCTGCATAATCTCGAAGCCAAGGTGGTGCGTGGTCAGATTCTGAATGGCGAGCCACGTATTGATGGCCGTAATACCCGCACTGTGCGCCCGATCACCATCCGTACTGGTGTGCTGCCCCGTACCCACGGTTCTGCCTTGTTCACCCGCGGTGAAACGCAGGCTCTGGTCGTGGCAACTCTCGGTACTGGCCGCGATGAGCAAATCATTGATGCCCTGCAAGGTGAATACACCGATCGTTTCATGTTGCATTACAACATGCCTCCTTACGCTACCGGCGAAACTGGTCGTGTGGGTACGCCTAAGCGTCGTGAAATCGGCCATGGTCGTCTGGCGAAGCGTGCGTTGCTGGCTGCATTGCCAAGCCAGGAAGAGTTCGGCTATACCATTCGCGTCGTATCGGAAATTACTGAATCCAATGGTTCAAGCTCCATGGCATCCGTCTGTGGCGGCTGTCTGGCATTGATGGATGCAGGCGTTCCAGTCAAGACCCACGTGGCAGGTATTGCCATGGGCCTGATCAAGGAAGGTAACCGCGTTGCAGTTCTGACCGATATCCTGGGTGACGAAGATCATCTGGGTGACATGGACTTTAAGGTGGCCGGTTCGGAAGATGGCATTACCGCCCTGCAAATGGATATCAAGATTACCGGCATTACTGCCGAAATCATGCAAGCCGCTCTGGCACAAGCCAAGGAAGGCCGCCTGCACATTCTGGGTCTGATGAAGGAAGCAATGGGTGAGACCCGTCAAGAGCTGTCCGCTTTTGCGCCTCGCATTATCACCATGAAGATCAACCCTGAAAAGATTCGTGATGTTATCGGCAAGGGCGGCGCAGTGATTCGTGCGCTGACCGAAGAAACCGGTACCACCATTGATATTGAAGAAGATGGCACGATCAAGATCGGTTGCACCAGCGCAGAGGCTGGTGAAGAAGCCAAGCGTCGCATTGAAGCCATTACTGCAGAAGTTGAAATTGGTCAGACGTATGAAGGCACTGTCATCAAGTTGCTGGATTTTGGTGCGATTGTTTCATTGCTGCCAGGCAAAGATGGTTTGTTGCACATTTCGCAAATCGCTCATCAGCGCGTAAATGCAGTGGGTGACTTCCTCAAGGAAGGCCAGGTTGTTAAGGTCAAGGTAATGGAAGCTGACGAAAAAGGCCGCGTGCGTTTAAGCATGAAGGCGCTGATCGATCCACCTGCAGAAGAAGCCAAGGCTGAAACAGAAGCATCTTAAGCATATAGGATAGCGATAGCACTAAAACAAAAGGCCGGAATTTCCGGCCTTTTTGTTTTTCTGGCAAGCCATCAAAAGATGGTGATGCCGAATAGAAACCCTTATTTATTTGGCAACTTGACGCTCGCGAATTTCATCCAGCGTTTTGCAATCAATGCAAAGTGTTGCGGTAGGGCGAGCTTCGAGACGCTTCAAGCCAATTTCAACTCCGCAGCTGTTGCAATAGCCATATTCGTGCTCGTTGATCTTGCCCAGGGTCTCGTCGATTTTCTTGATCAGCTTGCGCTCGCGGTCACGATTGCGTAGCTCCAGCGCCATGTCGGATTCCTGGCTGGCACGGTCATTCGGGTCAGCAAACATGGTCACCTCGTCCTGCATGGTGTGCACAGTGCGATCAATGTCGTGACTTAACTCGGCTTTCCAGTCATTCAGGATCTTGCGGAAATGGTCGAGTTGCTTGTCATTCATGTATTCCTCATCCGGTTTCGGTTGATAAGGAATAAATTGTCTTGTGATTGCTTCAGCCATAGGTGCCTTGAAAACTCAAAATGCGATTGACAAAATTTAAAGCGGAGAAAGTGTACACCTAATATAAATGGTATGCAAAACACCTAACTGCATTGAACATGTTGCCTTCGTATATCAAATGAGCGTTCAATTTCCACAATGTCGGCTAGTGTACTACCAATCAGTATACTGGTAACTATATTTGGGCGGATTCCTTGAGTTCAAGAGCCATCAAGGTATTTTCCATCAATGTGGCAACCGTCATGGGTCCGACACCACCCGGTACAGGTGTAATCCAGCTGGCACGTTCCTTGGCAATGTTAAAGTCGACATCGCCGCAGATCTTGCCATCTGGCAGGCGGTTAATACCAATATCAATCACTACCGCGCCGGGTTTTATCCATTCACCGTTAATCAATCCGGGTTTGCCTGCGGCTACAACGACGAGATCAGCACGTTCGATATTCTCGCGCAGATTTTTGGTATGGCGATGACAACAAGTAACCGTGCATCCAGCCAAAAGCAACTCAAGAGCCATGGGGCGGCCGACATGATTGGAGACACCAATGACGACAGCATCCAGCCCCATTAACTGAATATTGGCCGACTTCAACAGTTTGATGACACCAAATGGCGTACAGGAGCGTAGGGTCGGCTCACGTACAGCCAAGCGACCAATGTTGTATGGATGAAAGCCATCGACATCTTTACTAGCAGAGATGGTCTCGATGATTTTCTTTTCGCTGATATGCGGAGGAAGCGGGGATTGCACCAAAATGCCATCGATTTCACTATCTTCGTTCAACTGTCTGATCAACGCCAGCAGATCGGCTTCTGAAGTGTCGGCTGGCAGATCATAGGCAAGAGAGCGTATGCCAACCTTCTCACACGCGACGCGCTTGTTCCGCACATAAATCGCCGACGCAGGATCTGCGCCCAGCATGATGACAACCAAGGCAGGTGCACGCTTGCCAGCAGCCAGGCGTTGGTCAACGCGTGCCTTGAGCTCAAGTAACATGGATTCGGCAACGGCTTTGCCATTGATGAGTTGTGCGGACATAGAATATGGACGAATGAAAAACCATGATTTTAACAGATTCAGTTTGACCACACCGCTGGTTTGCGCTATATTTGCGGTCCTCGGGGTGTAGCGTAGTCTGGTAGCGCGCCTGCTTTGGGAGCAGGATGTCGGGAGTTCGAATCTCTCCACCCCGACCAGTATTTCAAAACGATTGTCCGACAATCTGCCCGTAGCTCAACCGGATAGAGCACCAGCCTTCTAAGCTGGGGGTTACAGGTTCGATTCCTGTCGGGCAGGCCATGATACTGATCCCCCAGTTTCAATGGTGGCTGTAGCTCAGTTGGTAGAGCCCTGGATTGTGATTCCAGTTGTCGTGGGTTCGAGCCCCATCAGCCACCCCATTTGCTTCCTAGTTTTAAAATCTCCCTGATCACTCGCATCTAGTAGCATTAAATCCACTAGGCTCGCTTAACTTCGAGTTGTTATCTGTTGCAGCGCTCGCTCAATTGCTTCCTGGCTGTCTGGCCTCACTTCTCGTGCTATTTCTTCACCATCTCGCAAAAATATCAATGTTGGCCATAGCTTGACGCCAAAGCTACGGCCCAAGCGACGTCCTTTTCCGTCTTCAACCCGGAAATACCTTATGTGGGGATTGGCTTTTATCAGTGCATCTATCCATGGGCGCCTTTGTTGGCAATAGCCACAATACGAAGCCCCGAATTCTATCAAGGCAGGACCTGCCAGCTGATCAATTTCAGCTCGAGTCGGATCAGGAAGGTTTTCAGTCATGATGTACTTGGTCCTTTTACGATCATATTCACCATGGGGTGGATATCGTATCGCCATTTCCGTTCAAATAATGAAGAAATACGATCACAAAACGATGCGTACTGTAGGCTTTTTGTCCGTGGCGAATCAGGCATCTGGCGCGCTCCTGCATCGATATCTGCCATTGATGCTACTGGGCTTAGTGGTTATAGTAACGTCATGAAAAATAAAAATTCTTTAATTTAAGCTGTGGTAAGGGGGTGCCATGACTACAGCTCGTCCAGTTCTTATTATTGTTGACGATGATCCTCTGATCACCGATACATTGCACTTCGTATTGGGTAAATCGTTCGATGTATTTGTCGCCGCCTCCCGTGCCCAAGCGCAAAGCGTATTGCGCCAGCTGAGTGAGCCGCCTTCCCTGGCTTTGGTTGATCTTGGTTTGCCTCCCTCGCCACAAAAGCCGGATGAGGGATTTCAGTTGATTTCCGAATTGCTGGCGCATTCGCCCACCATGAAGATATTGGTGCTGTCGGGCCAGAATGAAGCGTTTAATGTGAAGCACGCCCTCACGCTGGGTGCCGTGGATTTTATTCCCAAGCCTTGTGATGTCGAGCGACTGCAGACGATTTTGCTCAATGCCTTGCAGTTGCAGCATGCCGAGCAGACTGAGGGGGACTTAAGCAACGAAACTTCCTTGCCAGGCTTGCTGGGCGAAAGCGCGCCCATACAAACCTTGCGCACGCAAATATCGCAGTTTGCAGATGCGCCATTTCCCGTACTGATCGAAGGCGAGTCCGGTAGCGGCAAGGAACTGGTTGCAACCAGTCTGCATCGCCTCAGCAAGCGTGCGAACGCGCCTTATCTTTCTATCAACTGCGCGGCCATATCGCCCTTACTCGCCGAGTCCATTTTATTTGGGCATGGCAAAGGCGCGTTTACTGGCGCCGCCAACACCCAGACAGGGTATTTTGAAGATGCGGGGGATGGGACGTTATTCCTGGACGAAATTGGCGAGTTGCCACTGGAGCTGCAGGCCAAGTTATTACGCGTGCTGGAGAATGGCGAATACCAGCGCGTGGGTGAAACGCAGACCAGGCAAAGCCGGGCGCGTATCGTTGCCGCCACCAATCGCGATTTGCGTACCGAGGTGCGCAATGGGAAGTTTCGTATCGATCTTTATCACCGGCTGAGCGTATTCGCTTTGCGCGTTCCGCCATTGCGTGATCTGGAAAATGACCGATTGCTATTACTGGAGCATTTCAGTCAATTCTATGCTCGTGAAACAGGGCAGGCGTTATTTAAGCTGGATGAGCAGGCGCAGCAGTTATGGATGGATTATCACTTCCCGGGCAATGTGCGCGAGCTGCGTAACATCATCATCCGCCTGCTGGCCAATTACGCCGGCGAGACCGTGACACAGAGCCGCCTATCCTCAGAGCTGGATTTGATCGGGCAGATCAAGGTGAAAGAGATTCTGCTCAACGATGGCGATGCCATCACCCTGCATGCTTACCAGCACCTGCGCAGCGAAGCCAACATCAATGTGGATGCCGTGCTGAAGCGTTGGGAAAACGCTTATGTGAATGCCGCCCTGAAAATTACCCACGGTAATTTGAGCCAGGCCGCCAAGCTGCTCGGTATCAATCGCACCACTTTATATAGCCGCATACAAACCCAGGAAGAGTACAAAGAATAGGCCCATGTACTATGCGCATTTCGGCTTAAAGGAACCCCCTTACAAAATCACGCCGAATACCGACGTGTTTTTCACGGGCGGCAAGCGAGGTGCGGTCCTGGACGCCCTGATATATGCCATTCGCAGTGGTGAAGGCATTATCAAGGTGGTTGGTGAAGTGGGAAGTGGCAAAACCATGCTATGCCGCATGCTGCAGACACAACTGCCGGATAGCATAGAAACCGTTTATCTCGCCAACCCCAGCATGGCGCCGGATGAAGTGTTATATGCCGTGGCTTTTGAGCTGCAGCTCAAATTGCCTAAAAATGCGGACAAATTTCATGTCATGCAGATTCTGCAGCAGTATCTGCTCGACAGGCATGCAGCAGGAAAGCAAGTGGTGGTGTT
Above is a window of Methylovorus glucosotrophus DNA encoding:
- the rimP gene encoding ribosome maturation factor RimP, which gives rise to MQDLYSLLEKSVSQLGYELVDVEISNRGKLIRLFIDKPEGINIDDCVLVSNQLGNVLAVENDIDYDRLEVSSPGLDRVLKKDADFIRFTGERAQVKLRIPVDNRKNFIGILQGIEQDNLLIEQEGVLHRLALSNIDKARLAPEFK
- the nusA gene encoding transcription termination factor NusA gives rise to the protein MSREILLLVDALAHEKNVAKEVIFTALELALASATKKRFTEDADVRVEIERDSGNYHSFRRWQIVSDDDLENPAAQMYTDDERAEGLSLGDYYEEPLESVEFGRIGAQAAKQVILQKVREAEREQILNDFLARKEHLVTGVIKRMEKGNAIIEVGRIESVLPRDQMIPKENLRVGDRVRAYLSRIERTGRGPQLVLSRIAPEFLIKLFELEVPEIEEGLLEIKSASRDPGLRSKIAVKSNDQRLDPVGTCVGMRGSRVQAVTGELAGERVDIVLWSMEPAQFVINAMAPAEVSSIVVDEDAHSMDVVVDEEQLAQAIGRNGQNVRLASELTGWTLNILTEAEAAQKHEEEYTKTRQLFIDKLDVDEEVADILVQEGFNTLEEIAYVPIAEMSEIDAFDEETINELRKRARAALLTEAIAKEEKLEEASESLLTMDGMDDATAHLLASKGVSTMEDLADLAVDELMEMANMDAERAKQLIMTARAPWFA
- the infB gene encoding translation initiation factor IF-2, with the protein product MGQTSVAQFASELGLPAELLLEQLRGAGVNKAAADDTLTEHDKTSLLEFLRKEHGAQAPKNKITLTRRQNTEIKKTDSSGKARTIQVEVRKKRVLVRRDPSLPEQDDQGNEFIPESQAELEVQEYETVAETPVAEPVVEEIVREEPVAEPEPIAVVEAEAPAIVEEPEVIAEPVTATEVTAEPAAAPASGGRISVLSPEQIAKREEEARRHAALVAIQTAELRKKQEILQKRQEEEAKKAAAAAAEAAKPAKVEGTLHKPAVKDATKADDKGAKKGSKNNKDWADAENKKRGIKTRGDAAPTQGWRTHKSKSKSHRDEDQQHAFNAPTEPIVHEVLVPETISVADLAHKMAVKASEVIKVLMKMGMMVTINQVLDQETAIILVEEMGHVAKAAAANDPETFLEEHDHAEAIQEARPPVVTVMGHVDHGKTSLLDYIRRSRVASGEAGGITQHIGAYHVETPRGMVTFLDTPGHEAFTAMRARGAKATDVVILVVAADDGVMPQTIEAVHHAKAAGVPVVVAVNKIDKPDANPERVKQELVTHEVVPEDWGGDTMFVEVSAKAGTGIDELLEAVLLQAEVLELKAPKNTPAKGLVIEGRLDKGRGPVSTILVQSGTLRRGDMLLAGTAFGRVRAMLDEAGNDIKEAGPSIPVEILGLSDVPSAGEEVIVLNDERKAREIALFRQGKFRDVKLAKQQAAKLENMFEQMAEGEVKVLPLIIKSDVQGSYEALATSLQKLSTNEVKVNIIHTGVGAISESDVNLAAASKAVVIGFNVRADAGARKLIDSSGVDVRYYNIIYEAVDEVKAALGGMLSPEQKESMIGTVEIREVFRISKVGAVAGCYVSDGVIRRSSKVRVLRDNVVIHTGELDSLKRFKDDVKEVKSNFECGLSLKNFNDIEVGDTLEVFEIVEVARTL
- the rbfA gene encoding 30S ribosome-binding factor RbfA, which translates into the protein MAKEFSRSDRVAEQMQRELADLLQFEVKDPRVGMVTVTEVEVSGDLAHAKVFYSAEKGTPELQKGLEKTAGFLRSQLAKRLLLRTVPQLHFVYDASIDNGMKISRLIDDALAQDQDNADKGDA
- the truB gene encoding tRNA pseudouridine(55) synthase TruB, whose product is MQFKRIKRDISGILLLDKPLGISSNQALQIVKRLFQAAKAGHTGSLDPLASGLLPICLGEATKFSHFLLDSDKSYRALVTLGSTTTTGDAEGEILKRSPVTTTPAELDVALKKMMGDILQVPPMYSALKHGGKALYEYARDGVEITREARPVRIHDITLERFEGNQFEIVVSCSKGTYIRTLAEDIGKLLGCGAHLGGLRRLTTAHFHLDDAVTIEQLEQMSLEQRDEALLGADAGIEDLPQVTIDADSAFYLLRGQEVWKSGLSIEGVFRIYTEQGDFLGIGEQTSRGAIAPKRLLRQTA
- the rpsO gene encoding 30S ribosomal protein S15; amino-acid sequence: MAITVQETAKIVADFQQAPNDTGSPEVQVALLSARITYLTEHFKSNAKDHHSRRGLLKLVSQRRKLLDYLKRKNADRYRTLIERLGLRK